The genome window GTAGCCATTAATCAAATGGTATTCATCATAGTAAATATGGAATATGTTGACAGCAAACAAACATATCtgccatctctctccctccctcaatTACTAATTTGAAGATTATTAATGACAATTATAAAAATGCCTTTAGCACTGGCCATCTGCCAGACTGAAGATATTTAAGAAACAGGTGGCATAAAATTAAGCTCAAATATAGTAGATATCAGTATGTAAATCAACTTAGAACCCTTAAAAAATTCGCTCCAAAAACAGGGATTGATTTATATGCCAAATAGAAGAGTGAACCACCAGCATAATTGTGGGCTCTTACCATTATTTTTTGTTGTTCATCGCTTTGGATCTACTTCCAACTTGCAACCTGGCCATATTAACTGTTTGACTCATTGCACATGGTTATAAGGTTCTGCTAAGTAAAACATCCAGTTGTGGAATGAACAACTGAGGCTGACGACAAATGTGGCTAAACATCTTGACTGAAGGTGGGGCAGCAGGCTTCAACATATGCACTGAGTATATGTAAAATCAAGATTTTTGGGAATGAAGTGAAGAAGAAAATAGAATATATATGCTGGTTGATTTGCAAGCCGCCATATGATATTTTTTTGAAAAGCAAAATAATAGTTTCCACGAGCTTTATAAAAAGGCTTTAAAATAACTCCGGCAGGATGGCATGATGGCTCACAGTGCCGGGGTCCAATTCTTCTCAAGTGGCTGTCAGtgtggtttgcacattctccatgtctgtgAGGGCTTCTTCCTGGTGcaccagcttcctcccacagtccagaggtgtggattggccttgctacaTTGTCCATACCAGctagggatgtgtaagttaggtggcaTTAGCCGTGGGAAacacagggataggataggagaTGTGTCTTGCTGAAATGTTCTTTGCGAGGTCAGTGttgtctcaatgggccaaataacctgctGCCAAACTTTATggactctatgattttatgataatGCTCATGACTTGATGGTCAGACTAAAGCCTTTGAGTTAAAGATTGTGGTTCCAGTCTCTCCTTACATCTTTGAGGAGAAAATGAACACTAACATTCTAATTCAGTTAAAAAGAATGCTGCATTGCCAGAGAGAGAAATTCAGAGGAGTTGGTAAAATGATCCCCTCTCTGTGCTCTCAGGTGGAAATATATATGTATGTGGCATTGTTAAGAGCAAGCTGTCCCTGTTATCCTGGGAATATTTATCCCTTTATTATTAAAACAGATTAAACAGTCATAACACAGTTGAGATACCATGCTTTGTACAAATTGTCAGCTGCAATGCTCCCATTAGTTAATTCAGCGTAAAGCACTTTGGGGCATCTGGAGGTCACAAAAGTTTCTTTAAAAATGCAAACTATTTTAAAGAATTGTAAATAAACTGATAGAGGAAGATTAATCCATGCAAAAAATGTTGCAGAAATTCAGATTAGAAGTATTTATTTATACCATGGGCTGAATTTAACCAGAAATTGATGGCGTGTCAAATTTAGCAAATTTCATGAACAGTTTCTCTTCATGAATACAATCTTCCCAACTATGCCTCATTACCTATGCACCACCTAGCTACATGCCCCAAAAATCACATTCACCAATTCATCACAGTCAGAGGTACTCAGCACTGCCACATTTAAAGTCCATTGCATATCCTGTCAAGTGTTGGTAGTCCATAGCTGCCTTGCAGAAATTCCTCAGATATGTTGGACAAAGGGAAATGACATTCCACTTTTCTGACAAGAACTTGGATATCTTAATAGACAATGTGTATATATGGTTGCTACCCATGGAGAGTGATGAGAAGCATTGGTGGCTGGAGTACAAGATCGAGCTCTAGAGTTGTCAGGTTACCGCTGTGGCTTTAATGTTGAGAATTTTTGCCATGTAGTTTCTATCCAGTGGAGTGGGATAGTGAGGGAGTTAATACATGCAAATAGACCTTATCAACTCTTTGCAAGAAGTTCATCTCACCATTGCACACTTGACTGGAAAACTGCCGATCTCACATGAGTTTCCCAACATTCTTGCCAATGCCGACACTGTTCAATGGCTGGGAAAATTCAACCCACTGTCTTAACATACTGTGCAAAAGTTTCTTTGCAGAACAAATAACTTTTGGAGTGTAATAATGATTATGTAGGTGAATGGTGCTGCAAAGTGATAATGAACTGCAAAGCAGTCTTAATACCAGAATGATGCAGTAAAAGAAATAAGCTATTCATATATGTTTAGATGCCCCAGGTAATGGTGGGCAAAATTGCTCATAATTTTGGTATTGAAGCTAATTGAATACTTACATGACTTGAGCATGCATCTCTTTCGGCACTTTTAGAAGCACACCTTGCAAGACTCAGTCCAGTGTCTCTCTGACAACATCCACTCTTGCACTGAAAGCTTCCAATGCAGAGCTCACCATTGCTCTTTAGGAAAGTAAGACAAATTTTTGGAGTGTTAAGATCCATCAACAAAACTAACTGAGTGATAATGAAATATACTTTGAAAAAATACTTCTACCAGGTTCTTTCAACCATGCACCTTCATTCTGTGAAGAAATGCCCAAATAAGGACTACCATTACCTGCTTGGATTGCAAGGAAAATCTACAAACTATGAGACATTTTTGGAGATATCATAAATAATTTCTGTACCACAATGATTCAGCTTTCTTCTGAGATGTTTTACTTATCAGATGTATTTTTGTCAGGCTTTCCATTAAACACCCCTTTTGCTAAAACCGCAGAACAGTTCTAAAATTTGTCACACTGATTTATTCAATAATAGAAACAAGAAAACATTCTCTGAAACACTTTGATGAATTTTGCTGAGTGTTCTCCCATTCCTCTTCTATGAAATGAGCAGAATAGCAGTGGATACCTCAGAAAACTTGCATCACTTTCAGAATTTCCATCAAATTTAGGACAGATAGAGGCATTCCAAGGAAATTCACCTCTAAAAGCATGGCACTAGAACAGTTATTACTCATGTAAGCTCTTTCTTAACATCATCTCTGTTCACTGAGATTGCATTGCTTTGTATACATTTTGCGTGACCTTACCAAGTTCAGAAACAATCCTCTTTCTGGAGCGGCTATTCCCACTGCAATGCAGCATGCCAGGAAAACCAAAGTTACCTTCATGTTGCACAGTTCTTAACGATTATTAGTGCAATGAAGGAATTTCAATTCTTGCTTTTATAACTATCCAATGAACTATAtatacaagttaatcattaaacttgATCTTTTTATTCCCTGCAGTTATTGCTTAATACTTTTCATTATGGGTATCAGTGTGGGATTTTGACAGATGTCATGATTGTAAGCTGTTCATCAAAGTTGACTGTTCCCCTTTGAAATCAAAGAAGGTAGTGAATATATAGCAAACAGATGTTCTGTAAAACTTAACTCACTTACAATGTTTAACATTCACACTATATTAGTTGCTGTTATCAGTTCTGAGCCACAGATGCTTATTTGTAACTCCAAAATGCTTAGACATTGAAAAGCAAACAACTTGACGGACTTGATAAATTACTCATGGTAATGGATAATGTGGGTGATCATATCATAATTTTGAGCAATTCAGTAGATTAAAAGTGCCCACTGGTAGTGGATACATTGGCTAGAAACGGGATGCATTAGATGAGACAAATGATCTCTTTTTGTGCTTTTCTTTCTGTAATCTTGGTTAAATATTCTTACAATTCACAACAGTATCCTTGCGCCCAGAATATGGGAAAACAAATCAGCCAGTCTCTAAATTAACTCATTCAAAAGCCACACAGTTTAACAGAGTCGTTTATATAGGCAACCTCTCCCCCTCCTGACTGCTACCACCCTCCCATTTGACGAAATGCTTTTCTTTCAGTAAATTCCAACAATCATCCCACAAAACTTAATTACCTTGTTTTTATAGAATTTTCAATAAAACTGAATGACAATTCATAGTTGTACTGGATCCCTATACTTTG of Stegostoma tigrinum isolate sSteTig4 chromosome 21, sSteTig4.hap1, whole genome shotgun sequence contains these proteins:
- the LOC125462681 gene encoding colipase-like, encoding MKVTLVFLACCIAVGIAAPERGLFLNLSNGELCIGSFQCKSGCCQRDTGLSLARCASKSAERDACSSHLLYNVYYKCPCENGLKCDGDKTIIGSITNTNFGICKDPNDIAKVIKPDRVQ